From Punica granatum isolate Tunisia-2019 chromosome 1, ASM765513v2, whole genome shotgun sequence:
aatttattgttgttaataattttcaaaaaggaGTATACTATCATCACCAATAtagttataatttataaacaTTATTGATATtgctatttttaaaaataaataatatcaaCGGAAAGTCTACATATGCCAATTCTTCCCTGGCCAGCCGTTAGCGTCGAAACAAAACAAATCAAATGACTTGTCCCGTCCTTGTCTCTTGAAAAGGAGACCTTAAGGCAGTGCGATTCTCACccgacaaaaaagaaaaatgttgtAAGATCAATTCTGATAATGAAGTTATGGTAtctctttattatttattaaaaattttattttattatattatgttaaaaaaattatctattCTACTTCAACTCtaactttaaaattttcagtCTCCAATAGGGATGACAATGGgtttatataaatagataatttATTCGTATCAAACTCTAATAGGCCATTAGAGGGTTTTATCCATTGAGTTGTAGGAAAGATTTAGgctatttttgtaaatttctAGTAGGTTTTGGTAAGGATTTTATGCTAAAATCCGCACTAAACCCgttaagtaattaaattacCAAAATGCAATTCATATTTGTCTATTTTTACAAAGCAACCTTGTTGTCATATGAGGTTTGTTGTGTTTGCTCGTCTCAATCGATTGCTCTATATCCTTCTAGTCATGGTCCATATTGGATGTGTTGCATTTCATTTTTAGCTTCTTAATGGATACGAATATAGGATGGAGTCGGCCGTCCCAAACCCTTCCTGTTGCCGTCCCCAACATTACTCACGGAGGAGCTGCTGCTGCCGGCTATCGGACTTCCATTGACCAGATTCTTTTCTTTGccccatttttcattttttaaattattaatattattctgctatttctccattcacaattTCACATAGCTATGGTTAGCTGTTATCCGGACCCCGAGTGGGCCCCTGCACCCTCCCAATTTAAAACTCCCCCACCacattttccctttcttttcgtACGTGCCTAACTAGTACTCATACGGCATGGGTAACATGTATTGAAAGTGCCCCCCAAACTTTTCTCTTTATGGTcccattatatttttatttgattacTCGGCGCACCTAAGACGGTACGAATAAAAATTCCCTAATTTCtctgaaattattttatatattatctcGCCAATCACTCAAAATCGTTTTTATTGATGACTCATGTTGTGCCGAAGAGATGCCCATATAATTAGATGGATTGGTTAAAGAAACTCACTTTGGTTCGCCCAGTCTACAAGATTAACTCGAGTAGTTAATCCCCGTGTTATGGACATGCGTTAAGCATGTAGCTAGACTTTTGACTAACACATTATCGAAAAAAACTTCTGTTTAGTCAGGACCGGCATCCCCGTCCCCTGTGGTGCATAGAAATCGTTCTTTCTTcgtcctttatttatttttcagttttcaCGAACGATGGTAGTTCGGGACATGAATAGTTAATTTGGTTCCCGACTCTAACTCATATAGCGAGACAATAAACTTCTTTATGACGCTCTGAATCCCGttcacgtttttttttttttgctaatccGGGGTGTTCAGGTTTCGTCCGACTAATCCTCAGGGTTCTGTGAATCCCCTGGCGGCGCACATAGcgggtaatcacgccaaaggcGCTCCGGTAGCTCCAATGGAATTCGAATCCGAGATCGAATATAAGTTTAGGCGCACCTTAACCACtaagccaaactctttgaaATTAATCCCGTTCACGTAATAGTTTAATGGGCGAAGAGCCAAATTTATGAAACATATTACGACCGGGGTACCTGCTAACACGTCGAGAATCAATTGGTCAGGAAGAATGAACCTATGTCTGTGCACGCAAGTTGGCTGGCTCCCAATCTGAGGGTCCTGTCTTGAAATATAGCCTAATAGTGAGATGTCACGTTGCATCTCTCACATGCCGTTTGGTTGAGCGGCGCGGCGTTAATTTATTCGATTTCAAAGGATCCAATATCCAACTGGAGGTTACCACAGGCACggatagaaaattttaataaataaacaaataaatattaataattatcaaCAAAAATCGAAATGGTGCCACGTTTATTTCTCTTATATAAAGttttgaatttaaattttataaatataaaaatttatcaattgaaagaattttattttttatgactTTATGAATTGACTCTgctcgaattgaattaatcgagACACGATAAATTTCTAAATGTATGAATacacatgaaaataaaaagtacaataatttaataatattcagATTGGCAGGAGGTCATAGGGGGAAGTGCATTACAGCTATATCCCATCCACACGTTCATCaccaaattttcaattcatttattattatttttttatctatccATCCATGGGGTCATACCGTCATAGACAAATTATCATATCGGGGGAATTATTGCCATATCACCAGCAAAGAAAGCAAGCCTTGCCTAACCCAGAGGAAGAAAGACGACTAATGAGCAAATAGAAAATTGGATTCCTATATTTaataatcaaataataataataataataataataatgtatatGCACGTCTTTCCCGTTCTAGTAGGTACTAGTTCCTTAAATTAGTAATAAATTCAtcttacattttattttttcattacaaaaGAAACTCACAAgcataatataaaaaaacttaaaactaaataaaggcctaCAAATAATCATATTAACGAGaattaaataaaacataaattatactggtggttcaaaaaattttataaatattttaatttagtacaaaaagttttatttgtaacttgatagtacaaaatatttcaaagttatttcagtatagtacaaatcgTCATATTGCCATTAACGCCATCAAACCGTCCTTTACAAAATCTGTAAATTttacaccatcatgtaacttacgtaaaacattttgtactattaagttacaactttaaaatattttgcatcATCATGGaacgtcccacaaaaaccgattttgcaccatcagcgtcggcttgacgacGTCAATGACGATATGACGGTTTATACTATActaaaataactttaaaacattttgtactatcaagtagtaaaaaaattattttataccatattgaaatatttgtaaaaaattttaaaccaCAAGTGCAATTTACCTATAAATAAATCTCTTCCACGGTTGTACTACACTATTTCTTCTGTTCACACTTTtggttaaaataatttaaaccGCTGGTCTTGTGACACCTTGTCcacatagttttttttttttttaagtctAACTCATATGGAAGACAGACTATTATTATATGGGGATGctccattaattaatattaatttccgGAGAATTCATCGTTTCTCCCGATAATAATTCTGACCTTGCTAATGAGACGACGACTAAGCTAATTTGGACACTCAAACTATATAGGCACACATATATCATAGAAGCCTTTCTTttgtatgaaaaaaaaaaaatgtgaccTAACTTATCCGTCCCGATAATTTACAAGAGCGTTTACGTTGAACCGTGAATATTAATAGGACGGAAGCACAGGCAGCTGATACtatagaaaagaaataaataaataaataaataaataaggtgAAAGGCACAATGCTACAAACAAGAATAAATCTCAAAAGAGAAAATCCAATATTTCCTTGTGAGAAATAAATGGAAACAAGCCACACCACTAAAACAACAGAGCTTGCCCGACCGTCACCTAATCTCCCCCTCTCTCACACTGTACAAAGTTCCAATTTTTTGTTAGCAGCGAGATTTtggaaataaagaaaaaaaaatcacggaAAGAAACCCTTACAGCGACGGATCTCAAAAACCATCGAATaagggaaagaaaataaaggacAAAACAGCGATGCGTCTTCGGTCTCATCAGCCGACCAAGTCGTGGCCCGGGTACAGCTCCTTCCTCAGCCGCTGGGAGAAGAGGCGGCATGCGTCCATGCTCAGGTCCACTGCTGCCGCCAGGGCCACGAAGGCTGCCGCGTCCTCGGAGCAACCCACGTGCTGGACGCTAACCTCCACCGCAGGCTTGCTGCATTTTCCCTCCCCCTCCACGCGCGCCGACATCACGAACCCCCTGTACGCGCAGAAGGGCCAGAGGGAGTTGCCGTAGTCGCCGCTGCCCCTCGGGCTGCAGACTGGGGAAGTTGCGCTCACTGGAGTCCCCCGCCCGTTCCCTGAGGCTGCTGGTCCGACAAGGTCGATCATGAACTTCCCGCCTTTCTGCGAGCTTAAGGTGGACTCCGCCAAGACCACGCCAGCGCCGGCGGACTCGGGGATCAGCTCAAACCGGAGGCCGAGCCCGTCGGAGGAGCCTCGTTCGCGCCAGGCCTCGAGCCGGCCCCAGGGTTTCCAGGTGCCGTCGCCGGGCAGTAAAATGAGCCAGGACCCGGGATTGGACCGGCTAACACGGTCCGAGCCAGGGGAGGCAACAAAAGGGGTCACCATAGAAGCTGTAGCTACGGGCGAACCGGAGAGGTCATGGACGGTGAGAGACCAACCCTTGCGTTCCTTCCCGGGTCTCTCCCTTTCGCTTCCGAACGAGCTGAGCCAGCTCCTCGAGCAACTCGGCTCAGCCGGTAGAGATCTGCATTAAAAACGACAAACTTGACTTAACACGCATTGTCAAAAACTTAAACGTACCTACGCTTTCAAGCAAAGGGAGAGAAAATTTATACAGAAGATATCATCCTTAAATCCGGCAGAAAGAAAAAGGGTCTTCAAAAGATTGCGGGTTTAGCTTCACTTTTAAGCTCGTAAATGGTACAAACAAAATCACGAAGGGTGCTGccatgaaaatgaaattattaagGTTCCAAATGGGGGACACAAATCAGTCGCTTTAGCTTTGAATGTCTTTGGATTGAGTAAAGGGCTAAACGCTGTCTGGGTGTAAAGTACGAGAAATGACTTAGAGATTAAGCAGCAGATTTTGCTTTTACAGTACAATGGCGGGCCTGGCCTCATTTGCCTGTGGCCTCGCTCGACCATTCAGTTTCAAGTTTCGTGCaaatttgtttcttttccCGGTTTGAATCAGAATCAGAATAACTCTTCCGGTGAAGAAGACAACCCAACAAGCAATTGTTGCTTTTTACGGATAATAATACGGCTAAAAATGGCAAGGTTACTAAAATTTCGCCGGCGGCGGTGACTGACCTTGAGAGGTGATTCCGGTCACTGGTGGAACGGAAACTGAACTTGCAGGTGAAGACGGGCTGCCGGATGCTGCCTTGGATCTGGAACACCTGAGGGCTGCATTCCGGCTCTCCGTCGAACTGGAACACGAACCGGGGGTCCGGCTCCGCCTTCACGGTAAGGTGGAACTGCGCCGTGCCGGATCCCCCCTTCCCGACGGCGACCCACCCGTTGTGGAACACGCAGGCCTTGGACTCCACACCGGAGAGGTCCAGCGGAACCGACACCTTCCCCAGCAGCCTGCCCGAGCTCACGCCGCAGGTGGTCCCCCGCCGGCCGGTGTAGATGGAGACCCGGAGGCGGCACCCAGCGCCGGGGAAGATGGAGCTCGCGGAGAGCCGGGCGAGGTCGGAGCGACCGAGGTGGAAGACGGCAGCCGTGGGGAGGGAGGAGTCTGTGGCATGGGGGTTGGAGTGGGCGGGATCGGTGGTGGGGACGGGAGCGGTCTGGAGGGGGAAGTGCTTGAGCTTGATCTTACAGAAGCAGGGGGTGGAGGTCGGGTGGACGACGGAGTGAGCGGGCTTCGCCGCCACCGGGATCTTGAGGGCGAGGCCCCCGACGGTGAGGCGGACAAAAGGGCACGGATCCATgtaataattttcttcttcttcttattctcTTCTTCTACTTCGAGCAGTTCTGCAGTGACGAGCAGCAGAGGGTAACACTAACAGAGCATGGGTCGAAGTTGCAGCAGAGCGGAGGAGGCATTGGAGCAAAGAACGAGTAAGGCGGTGGTAGCTCGCAATGGCATGACCCGGCCGGGAGAGGATCAATCAATGGAGGAGGTTTAAGCTCTCTGCTACTGAGTTTTTGCTGCAGCCGTCGTCGTCTTCTTCTATGAATGAATTAATGGgggtttctttctttctttctttctttctatggGGGTGATGGCGGTAGTGGGGGTGGGTGGGGATTTCTCTAACTaacgaagagagagagagagaggggtttGAGTTTCAGTAGTTTAAGCTTAGGTGATGGggggaaggagaagaagagaagggagAAGGAGGAAGACAGCTGGGTACAGCCTGGCGCTAAAATTTTGCCAGCCTCATCAGAGGgggactctctctctctctctactgaCCCGACCCGAGCAGGCCGTCATGTCAGAGGCTCTCTTGTTGCACTGTGggccctcttcttcttcttcttcttcttcttcttctttttaattcttatttatttatttaccacttTCTATTGTTGCGGCTAGAGCTAGTTTTATTTGCAAGAAGACCCCCTCGGCCCCCCAGCTATATTTGCCTGTGGTGAATTGGGGCTGGCGGCTTCTTTGCCATTAGAACGTTACGAAATGGGTGCTCGTCAAACAATTTTCGTGCTTGCTCCGATCGATGGGTAAGGAGGGTGCTCCGATTTGGACAACTGACAGAGCGAGGAGAAAATCCGAGCCTGCTGAATCCCGCAACACGTCTATGCATTCGACGAAATTGTTGTATCTCTGGATGCATCATCGAATACGTATGGTTGGCATGTCTCTAGCAAATGTTATTACTACATTGAGGTATGTTTGCATCTATTACAGCTCCTGCTCGGTCTCTTTTTGGTCTTGGCTACACCCAACGCGATGCGATCTGATGTTGAGTTGAACTgaatatgaaataaataataagagGCTAAGGGAGAGTGGTGACGGGAAGCGTGATGGGACGTATCGATAAGTAATATGGACGAGTACACCTACAAAAGCAATAACCTTGGCAACGAGACCTCCGTACTATTAATACATGATAAAGCTTAAGTAATGAGAACTTGCTATTGTACTCCAAGTgtctatttatttatgtattacTAAAATTCAGTTGAGTAGTTATAAATGCTATTGAGTTaatgcaattaaatatttagaaaaaataatttaattttaagaatGAAAAGAATCTTTATCAATACAACAAACATtttataaatacaaatatttataCGTATAGTAAAACTCactcaaataataataaacatgCTTAAGTTTAcgtaattaaaaattacaaataattaattttaacttttgacttctcaaaaaaatttctaattttttgaattaaaaatacttaaaatatatcaaaGTCAAAGTTTGTGGTTTCTGGTAAATTTATGTTTTTGAA
This genomic window contains:
- the LOC116196563 gene encoding uncharacterized protein LOC116196563, producing the protein MDPCPFVRLTVGGLALKIPVAAKPAHSVVHPTSTPCFCKIKLKHFPLQTAPVPTTDPAHSNPHATDSSLPTAAVFHLGRSDLARLSASSIFPGAGCRLRVSIYTGRRGTTCGVSSGRLLGKVSVPLDLSGVESKACVFHNGWVAVGKGGSGTAQFHLTVKAEPDPRFVFQFDGEPECSPQVFQIQGSIRQPVFTCKFSFRSTSDRNHLSRSLPAEPSCSRSWLSSFGSERERPGKERKGWSLTVHDLSGSPVATASMVTPFVASPGSDRVSRSNPGSWLILLPGDGTWKPWGRLEAWRERGSSDGLGLRFELIPESAGAGVVLAESTLSSQKGGKFMIDLVGPAASGNGRGTPVSATSPVCSPRGSGDYGNSLWPFCAYRGFVMSARVEGEGKCSKPAVEVSVQHVGCSEDAAAFVALAAAVDLSMDACRLFSQRLRKELYPGHDLVG